The Polyangium mundeleinium genome contains the following window.
CCCGATCGGCTCACCTGCCGGCCCGGGCAAGTCGAGCGCGCTCGCGGCGGGCGCGATCGCGAGGCTTCCGAGGGTGACGGCCAGCGCAGCAGCGGCGCGACGCGAGGAAGATCTCACGCGCGCCTTCTACCATGACGCGCGCGGCGTCCGATCACTCCGCGAGGGCCTTCTCGACCTCGACAGCGAGGGTTTTCTCGTCACCCGCGGTGTATCCACCACGCTTGTGCATGATCGAACCGTCCTTGCTGATCAGCACCGTGAAGGGCAGCTCGCGCTTCGGATTGTAGCGGGCCGTCACCACGGTCTCCTCGTCGAGCAGCACGGGGAAGACCATGTCCTTCGAGCGCACCACGCTGCTCACCTGCGCGCGCGACTCCGGCCCGTCGGCGGAGACGGCGAGCACGACGAAGCCGCGATCCTTGTGCTTTTTGTAAAGGTCGACGAGGTGCGGCATCTCGATCAT
Protein-coding sequences here:
- a CDS encoding peroxiredoxin family protein, whose protein sequence is MNAQKAHVLGAALAGLLLSSCGGEMPSAKAGGGATAPDFTLPSLDGKQVRLSDYKGNSVVLIDFWSTTCDPCMIEMPHLVDLYKKHKDRGFVVLAVSADGPESRAQVSSVVRSKDMVFPVLLDEETVVTARYNPKRELPFTVLISKDGSIMHKRGGYTAGDEKTLAVEVEKALAE